gaaggatcactcaagcccaggagtttgaggttgctgtgagctaggctgacgccacggcactcactctagcctggacaacaaagcgagactctgtctcaaaaaaaaaaaaaaaatgtttttttcctccaaattaaaaatactctacacttctcatcaaaactttttaaatactttgtgaactggctggggttgagtacaacagtgagaatatcaTAGCCCAAGAACAGTCATAAATAAGAATGAGttagatacagttgtagaagggaatgaagataaaaaatgggaaaaactggagataattatgaaatgaaagaagcagaatttccacttataaatttcgagagttggttgttctgctcGTCCCTTCGCTCCACAtgaaaaatcaatgactttttttaccctggacattttcaatctcttctctggagccacaaacTCACTCCCACAGAAGTATTGACTGCTAACAcagtcctgtacttatttctcctatttaaatataaaatcaactccataatttataaatccttctaatgtttacctgaacaaagatgcctgataaagtcaataaatcacaTACTtctatgaccaaaagtaaaagaaaaagtaaccaaaaagtgctttcaatgtGATTCCctaattagaatgaaaatatagaatgtactaagtaaaattaaattactacATGGTGGAATTATTCAtatcttcaggtaattttatgagcaccattaagttttataacaatccttgttgtaatTTCAGATCTGGTCATATAAacaatacttaatgaactttgaaataataaaataacataataggcctagcatgagtaataagcatgtaagaaccgGGGATTGGCATGGGAAAgttcccattcagaagctttagggttttaaacaattaattcaaataaagcgAACAAAATAtctcctttcagaatctttgaagtttctaatTTGCTAGTAAATCCTcgacacttttgaaattacccattttgtctaatatttcttcttttctgctcaaaataagtatacatccacagtcacacaaacataattacttattcTGTAAATATGCTACAACTCTAATTCAACTTAACtgtgatgtatttatatatttgattcaatataaataaaaaatatgcttatttctgtttcactgacaGGAAGGTcacatgttgaaagaaaaatgtaggacaGAATGTAACAACTACTCATTCcatgttcagaaatgtatggattttcattaagtgcaaaatctttattataagcattacagcaacaatgtaattataaatataatgaaaaaaagctttggaaacattattcttcaaagtagagccactgataaaaaggatcacaaatgatgtctttgtactgtgtaacccaacagtacatttttacaattcaTGATCTCCAACTACGActaacatgggataggttaaagttggtgcaaaataacacttcattctatctacaacatgtttgacacattaaaagtatttttaatttaatgaaacacattaagtttacatgtcatctaaaaacattccaaatatcattctattttattattgtaatgtgcaattataaaacaatttatttctaatattgtaattttttcattctgatcataATAAGAATATgggtctgtatacctacatcatacatcacttgaaatactgtttgttgtatgaaaactccatagtacctctccatttcataaatcttacatttcagtgttttaaattttccatggaaaagtacatgaataatgcctacttaatatagaaagactgtattcttaagatagaataaatgtgatgtagctatcattaaccacacacattcacatacccgcaaagaatgaaagcataccatctactgtatttaaagttgaataacatcagtatttgcatgtcaaaaatagcaaaaaatcatgctttattacattttaaccgcaccctgaccagaaagtatattttacatgtaattataagtCTCAAAAAATATCCCAATTTTTTAAACctgacatacaaaaaaatcaactattttaactgggttgttctgTATAATAAAAAACTTGGTTTAAGGAAATGTGAGAATATGTTAATGACTCAGTGCATTGctctgtgagtcctctgatatctgtttagacttgattcttgattaagtgcgttctgaaatttattatatctgttcgtagttttaagtatcaattctttgttgATCTCTAAGGTATaacttttgcataaatatattttcacattcattatatttgtaagatttctattccttaaaatttttgtgatgttgagcaatgttagataaaatattggagcatttctttcagtgtacgTTCTCCCATGTCCGATAAGatatctgttataactaaagctaTTGTCGCTCTCTACATTATTATAGTTTActttaagtactgttgtgcattttaaggctaatactttgGGAAAGCACTTTCATaaacattacatttatctaacttttatctagtatgatttctttgatgttgattaagatgtgagcagttattaaagatttTGCTACAATATCCACAtatgtagaatttttctctgatatgaattcttttatgtagattaaggtgtgagcactgggacaatgttttgccacattcctcacatttgtatggtttctctcctgtatggattcatttatgcaGAGTGAGGTCTCTTagccaggtaaaggctttgccacattcttcacattttcagggtttttctccagtatgaattcttttatgttgagtaaggtttgaggagtgggtaaaggctttgccacatgcttcacatttgtagggtttctctccagtatggattcttttatgttgagtaagggttgaggattgtgtaaaggctttgccacattcctcgcatttgtagggtttctctccactatggattcttttatgttgagtaaggtgtgtgcaccgggtaaaggctttgccacattcttcacatttgtagggtttctctccagtatggattcttttatgttgaataaggtttgtgcactgggtaaatgctttgccacattcttcacatttgtatggtttctgtcccatatgaattcttttatgtacagaAAGTTTTGTACACCAGgcaaaagctttgccacattcttcacctttgtagggtttctctctagTATGGGTCATTTTATGTTGAcaaaggtgtgtgcactgggtaaaggctttgccacattcttcacatttgtagggtttctctccagtatggatccttttatgttgagtaagggttgatgACTGGgtaaaggatttaccacattccttacatttgtagggtttatctcctgtatgaattcttttatgttcagtaaggtatgtgtactgggtaaaggcttttccacattcttcacatttgtagggtttctctcccatatgaattattttatgtagagtaagatttgtacaccaggtaaaggctttgccacattcttcacatttgtagggtttctctccactatggattcttttatgttgagtaaggtgtgtgctctgggtaaaggctttgccacattcttcacatttgtagggtttctctcccatatgaattcttttatgtagagtaaggtttgtacaccaggtaaaggctttgccacattcttcacatttgtagggtttctctccagtatggatccttttatgttgagtaagggttgatgACTGGgtaaaggatttaccacattccttacatttgtagggtttatctcctgtatgaattcttttatgttcagtaaggtatgtgtactgggtaaaggcttttccacattcttcacatttgtagggtttctctcccatatgaattcttttatgtagagtaagattTGTACACCGggtaaagactttgccacattcttcacatttgtagggtttctctccactatggattcttttatgttgagtaagtatTGAaaactggttaaaggctttgccacattcttcacatttgtagggcttctctccagtgtgaattctcctatgtataataagtttggagcaacagttaaaggattttccacatttttcacaCTTGTAGAATTTCTCTGTcatatgaaatttcctatgtccagatACATTAGAGATGTGATTAAAAATTTCGCCATATTCATTAAGTTTGAAtcttttttctccagtatgtcttgtcttctgtctatttagatttgatgatttactaaagacttttatacatttataacatttgaagatttttctatggcaacttGACAGACATTGGataagaccatcagaacatactttctgcttcttacactcaaccacaaaatcccattctctttttaagtgtacattttcaaggccacagcttccatat
This sequence is a window from Microcebus murinus isolate Inina chromosome 31, M.murinus_Inina_mat1.0, whole genome shotgun sequence. Protein-coding genes within it:
- the LOC142865667 gene encoding uncharacterized protein LOC142865667 — protein: MTEKFYKCEKCGKSFNCCSKLIIHRRIHTGEKPYKCEECGKAFNQFSILTQHKRIHSGEKPYKCEECGKVFTRCTNLTLHKRIHMGEKPYKCEECGKAFTQYTYLTEHKRIHTGDKPYKCKECGKSFTQSSTLTQHKRIHTGEKPYKCEECGKAFTWCTNLTLHKRIHMGEKPYKCEECGKAFTQSTHLTQHKRIHSGEKPYKCEECGKAFTWCTNLTLHKIIHMGEKPYKCEECGKAFTQYTYLTEHKRIHTGDKPYKCKECGKSFTQSSTLTQHKRIHTGEKPYKCEECGKAFAWCTKLSVHKRIHMGQKPYKCEECGKAFTQCTNLIQHKRIHTGEKPYKCEECGKAFTRCTHLTQHKRIHSGEKPYKCEECGKAFTQSSTLTQHKRIHTGEKPYKCEACGKAFTHSSNLTQHKRIHTGEKP